DNA sequence from the Cohnella herbarum genome:
ATGAGCAGATTCATCAGGGGATTTAAGCAATCGTTAGCTATCGGCAAGCAGAACGAATCGGTCAATCGTAGAAGCTTGCGTATTTCCCTCATCGAGGGAATACCCGCGAATATAGTGGGAAACCTGCTCGGCGGTCCGCTGCAGACCGTATATTTGACTTATCTCGGTTTTACGGCTTTCCACATCGGACTGGTATTGGCGATACCTCCGTTTGCCTTGCTCATTCAAATCTTTATCGCTTTTGCCATGCAGAAATGGCAGAATCGACGATTTTTCGTTGCGCTGTTCGGCATTGTCCACCGGACGTTATGGGTAGGAACCGGACTGATTCCCCTTACCTTTACGGAGGACTCGTGGATCCCGATTTACATTGCTTTATGGTTGGTGTCCATGATCTCCGGGCAGGCGGGAGGAGTCATCTGGACCTCTCTGATGGCCGACGTCGTTCCCCCGGCGGTGAGAGGGAAGTATTTCGGCATTCGAAACACCGTTCATTGGGCAGTTGTGTGCATTACGTTGTTGGCGGGCGGTCAGATCATGGAATGGCTGCCGGGACCGAAAGGTTTCACCGTATTATTCGCGCTTAGCGCCTTATGCGTCGTATGGAACGGATGGGCGCTATCGAGATATCCGAATCCGCCTTTCCAGCCGTCGGAAAGCGGCAGATCTCTTAAGCTGTTCGTTAGACCGTTTACCGACCGGCGATTCCTGTCGGCGACGCTATTTATATCCGCGTTTATTTTGTTGCAAAATGTCGTTATCCCGCTGTTCTCTTACGTCATGCTCGAGATCATGGATCTGAGTACGAGCAAGGTGACGATGATTATTATGCTTCAGAATCTCGTCATGATGGTCAGTTATTATTACTGGGGCGTATTGAACAGCAGATATTCCACGAACGCGCTGCTGCTGTGGACATTCCCGCTTATCGCGGCTTCCTGCGCGGTATGGGCGGGAATGGCGATCTTGCCGGCGCTGCTCATTCTCATCGTCGTGCATATTCTTCTCGGGTTCGGGTTTGCCGGGTATAATTTATTGGTGTTCAATTTCCTGATCGGGGATTCTCCGAAGTCGGAAAGACCTATGTACGTGGCCGTATTCTCGGCATTAACGGGAATCGCCGGTTTCATCGGCCCGATCGCGGGCGGTTGGTTATACGACAAAGCGGCCAACGGACCGTTATGGATCCAAACTTACGGGATAGCAACGTTCGCCGGAGTCGCGCTTCTCGTATTAGCGCTTGCGATAGCCCCGTTTGTTTTCAAGTCGCGGCCAAGTCATCGGTGAGTGGATATGAAGCAAGAGGGCAAAAGGAA
Encoded proteins:
- a CDS encoding MFS transporter; protein product: MSRFIRGFKQSLAIGKQNESVNRRSLRISLIEGIPANIVGNLLGGPLQTVYLTYLGFTAFHIGLVLAIPPFALLIQIFIAFAMQKWQNRRFFVALFGIVHRTLWVGTGLIPLTFTEDSWIPIYIALWLVSMISGQAGGVIWTSLMADVVPPAVRGKYFGIRNTVHWAVVCITLLAGGQIMEWLPGPKGFTVLFALSALCVVWNGWALSRYPNPPFQPSESGRSLKLFVRPFTDRRFLSATLFISAFILLQNVVIPLFSYVMLEIMDLSTSKVTMIIMLQNLVMMVSYYYWGVLNSRYSTNALLLWTFPLIAASCAVWAGMAILPALLILIVVHILLGFGFAGYNLLVFNFLIGDSPKSERPMYVAVFSALTGIAGFIGPIAGGWLYDKAANGPLWIQTYGIATFAGVALLVLALAIAPFVFKSRPSHR